A single Mixta calida DNA region contains:
- a CDS encoding SulP family inorganic anion transporter, protein MNMKTLRQDLPAGLVVFLVALPLCLGIAQASGLPPFVGLLTGVIGGLVVTSFSPSRFAVSGPAAGLVTIVVASIETLGSFSAFLFALVLAGIIQFILGMLRAGRFIALVPGSVIKGMLAAIGILLIMQQIPVALGASGDGELSGLFSGDFRFSTSSMLVAGAGLLILWLWTTPVIKNIKALSWIPGPLIAVLIGGLATVFGERLQPDFLASLPRITLPEFGSLSALAAELEGPDWQAWRNPSVYVVAITLALVASLETLLSQEALNKLRPQNPHPSPNREMLAQGIGNTLAGFLGALPITAVIVRSSVNVSVGAQSKVSILLHGVLLLICGLWFSDLLNVIPLASLAAVLLYTGYKLATPRLFIDQIRMGAQQFVPFITTIIGIIAFGMLAGIGLGIATQILYSIYKSHRNAMHLTRYDDHYVLRLQQNLTFMHNPRLQNLLDEIPENSVLIVDHDNVDYLDPDVKAVLKDFGEKAPRRGIRLNQWPVAVK, encoded by the coding sequence ATGAATATGAAGACGCTTCGGCAGGATCTTCCCGCCGGCCTTGTGGTGTTTCTGGTGGCGCTGCCGCTCTGTCTGGGCATCGCTCAGGCCAGCGGCCTGCCGCCGTTCGTCGGCCTGCTGACCGGTGTGATCGGCGGTCTGGTGGTCACCTCTTTTAGTCCCTCGCGCTTTGCCGTCAGCGGCCCGGCCGCCGGTCTGGTTACCATCGTGGTGGCCTCCATCGAGACGCTGGGATCCTTCTCCGCCTTTCTCTTCGCGCTGGTGCTGGCGGGCATCATTCAGTTCATTCTGGGAATGCTGCGCGCCGGACGTTTTATCGCATTGGTGCCAGGCAGCGTGATTAAGGGGATGCTGGCGGCGATCGGCATTCTACTGATTATGCAGCAGATCCCGGTGGCGCTGGGCGCCAGCGGCGACGGCGAGCTGAGCGGGCTGTTTAGCGGCGATTTCCGCTTCTCAACCTCGTCGATGCTGGTGGCCGGCGCGGGGCTGCTGATCCTGTGGCTCTGGACGACGCCGGTGATTAAAAACATCAAGGCGTTGAGCTGGATCCCAGGGCCGCTGATCGCCGTGCTGATTGGCGGGCTGGCGACGGTATTCGGCGAGCGGCTACAGCCCGATTTCCTCGCCAGCCTGCCGCGTATTACGCTGCCTGAATTCGGCAGCCTGAGCGCGCTGGCCGCCGAGCTGGAAGGGCCGGACTGGCAGGCGTGGCGCAATCCTTCTGTTTATGTGGTGGCGATAACGCTGGCGCTGGTGGCCAGTCTGGAAACCCTGCTCAGTCAGGAAGCGCTGAATAAGCTGCGGCCGCAGAACCCGCATCCCTCTCCGAACAGAGAGATGCTGGCGCAGGGCATCGGAAACACGCTGGCCGGTTTTCTCGGCGCGCTGCCAATCACCGCGGTGATCGTGCGCAGTTCGGTCAACGTCAGCGTCGGCGCGCAGAGTAAGGTGTCGATTCTGCTGCATGGCGTGCTGCTGCTGATCTGCGGGCTGTGGTTCAGCGATCTGCTGAACGTTATTCCGCTGGCGAGCCTGGCGGCGGTGCTGCTCTATACCGGTTATAAGCTGGCGACGCCGCGCCTGTTTATTGACCAAATCCGCATGGGCGCCCAGCAATTCGTGCCTTTTATCACCACCATTATCGGCATCATCGCTTTCGGCATGCTGGCGGGCATTGGACTGGGAATCGCCACGCAGATCCTCTACAGCATTTACAAAAGCCACCGCAACGCTATGCATTTGACCCGCTACGACGACCACTATGTGCTGCGGTTGCAGCAGAACCTGACATTTATGCACAATCCGCGTCTGCAAAATCTGCTGGATGAAATTCCGGAAAACAGCGTGCTGATCGTCGATCATGACAACGTGGATTATCTCGACCCGGATGTCAAAGCGGTGCTGAAAGATTTTGGCGAGAAAGCGCCGAGACGCGGCATCCGTCTGAACCAGTGGCCGGTGGCGGTAAAATAG
- a CDS encoding ATP-binding protein, with the protein MESDKFEGIAADYLSALKRMLGIELQLIAYDTPADALQALRKQQLDMIAFYNPHLYGTDGVIVTTPWLLDYPVIIQHDRSLLGFKRNGQPVLAWANAPAFTQQLQRHFPDMRLQHYRSPEMALAAVAFGQADAMWGSAASIEFLRRYGYGSLISLTANYSIPDMNLSFGVSATQPQLAQALDIVLQNIPLSGRQRIIARWGLDSSFVQKANPLMLNAEDALWLQQHPRIPVKLNHGAPPLSISGHDNEPEGIDAEFLRLIGERAGFTFIWVDQNGGSNPLVLYPAELAPEKPDPALIYSRPYIVTPWVMVQRNHGAATASLSQLRDKLLAMERKSPMLEWLKRHYPGYKVQLVDNAQQAFDLLAQGEVDAIIQPKLVADYQLNNNYPGLLRIIRTVGDAPARYVMATPRENSELMHIINKALLGISRITQEKIVLRWQNAHQTASGSGWPYYNSLLIKIVLAVGLVALLVLLWNRHLQRIIRERTRVEQALKNQLTFTNTLFDESPVVMYVRDRQMRLQHCNKAYVDFLQRPREQLLGSTLEELPADFEAAQPFQEIYTQTFREGEPLVQDLKLRYQGRDYYTLHWALPYRDHADNIVGIIGGWLDITERYELLTALEKAKEEADRANEFKSRFLANTSHDIRTQLHAIIGLLELEIRRSTRPLGPNITAAYESATALQSLIGNVLDLSKIESGVFQPEPTNVNLVTIVEQLFTLFHSKADALGLRFNKLIAVENPCVLTDATMFNQIAANLLSNALKFTRVGEVEIALLQQTDVALESDRGSYLLRISDTGCGISPNDLHKIFEPFVQAGDRLSQQAGTGLGLSICRHLARLLGAKSA; encoded by the coding sequence ATGGAGTCCGATAAATTTGAGGGCATTGCCGCCGATTATCTGAGCGCGCTAAAAAGAATGCTGGGCATAGAACTGCAGCTCATCGCTTACGATACGCCGGCCGACGCCCTGCAGGCGCTGAGAAAGCAGCAGCTGGATATGATCGCTTTTTATAATCCGCATCTTTATGGCACCGACGGCGTGATTGTCACCACGCCCTGGCTGCTCGACTATCCGGTCATTATTCAGCACGATCGTTCACTGCTCGGCTTTAAGCGCAATGGCCAGCCGGTACTCGCCTGGGCCAACGCCCCCGCCTTTACGCAACAGCTGCAGCGTCATTTTCCCGATATGCGCCTGCAGCATTACCGCAGCCCGGAAATGGCACTCGCCGCCGTCGCCTTCGGCCAGGCTGACGCCATGTGGGGCAGTGCCGCCAGCATTGAGTTCCTGCGCCGCTACGGCTACGGCAGCCTGATTAGCCTGACCGCTAACTATTCCATTCCCGACATGAACCTCTCATTCGGCGTGTCCGCCACGCAGCCGCAGCTGGCTCAGGCCTTAGATATCGTGCTGCAAAATATTCCGCTGTCTGGCCGCCAGCGCATCATCGCCCGTTGGGGGCTTGATTCGTCGTTTGTTCAGAAGGCGAATCCATTAATGCTAAATGCGGAAGATGCGCTTTGGCTGCAGCAGCATCCCAGGATTCCCGTCAAGCTGAATCACGGCGCGCCGCCGCTGTCGATTAGCGGTCATGATAATGAGCCAGAAGGCATCGACGCCGAATTCCTGCGGCTGATCGGCGAACGGGCCGGCTTTACGTTTATCTGGGTCGACCAGAATGGCGGCAGCAATCCGCTGGTACTTTATCCCGCCGAGCTGGCGCCCGAAAAGCCCGATCCGGCACTGATCTATTCGCGCCCTTATATCGTTACGCCTTGGGTGATGGTGCAGCGCAACCACGGGGCAGCGACGGCATCACTCTCTCAGCTGCGCGACAAGCTGCTGGCGATGGAAAGAAAAAGTCCGATGCTGGAGTGGCTGAAGCGGCACTATCCCGGCTATAAGGTTCAGCTGGTCGATAACGCGCAGCAGGCGTTCGACCTGCTGGCGCAGGGTGAAGTCGACGCGATTATTCAGCCCAAGCTGGTGGCCGATTATCAGCTCAATAACAATTATCCCGGCCTGCTGCGCATCATCCGCACAGTGGGCGACGCGCCCGCCCGCTACGTTATGGCGACGCCACGTGAAAACAGCGAATTGATGCATATCATCAATAAAGCACTGCTGGGCATTTCACGCATTACGCAGGAAAAAATCGTGTTGCGCTGGCAGAACGCCCATCAGACCGCCAGCGGCAGCGGGTGGCCCTACTATAACAGCCTGCTGATTAAAATTGTGCTGGCGGTCGGGCTGGTCGCTCTGCTGGTGCTGCTCTGGAATCGCCATTTACAGCGAATAATCCGCGAGCGCACTCGCGTCGAACAGGCATTGAAAAACCAGTTAACCTTCACCAATACCTTGTTCGACGAGTCGCCGGTGGTGATGTACGTGCGCGACCGACAGATGCGGCTGCAACACTGCAACAAGGCCTACGTCGATTTTCTACAGCGTCCGCGCGAGCAGCTGCTTGGCTCCACGCTGGAAGAGCTTCCCGCGGATTTCGAAGCGGCTCAGCCGTTTCAGGAGATCTATACGCAAACCTTTCGGGAAGGCGAGCCGCTGGTGCAGGATCTTAAGCTGCGCTATCAGGGCCGTGATTATTATACGCTGCACTGGGCGCTGCCCTATCGCGATCACGCTGACAATATCGTCGGCATCATCGGCGGCTGGCTGGATATCACCGAGCGCTATGAGCTGCTTACCGCGCTGGAAAAAGCGAAAGAGGAAGCGGATCGCGCGAACGAATTTAAAAGCCGTTTTCTGGCTAATACCAGCCACGATATCCGCACGCAGCTCCATGCGATCATCGGCCTGCTGGAGCTGGAGATACGTCGTTCAACGCGGCCGCTCGGCCCGAATATTACCGCCGCCTATGAGTCGGCCACCGCGCTGCAAAGCCTGATCGGCAATGTGCTGGATCTGTCGAAAATCGAGTCAGGCGTTTTTCAGCCGGAGCCGACCAATGTCAACCTTGTCACCATTGTCGAACAGCTGTTTACGCTGTTTCACAGTAAGGCGGACGCGCTCGGCCTGCGCTTCAACAAGCTGATCGCCGTTGAAAATCCCTGCGTCCTCACTGACGCGACGATGTTTAATCAGATCGCGGCCAACCTGCTGAGCAACGCGCTCAAGTTTACCCGCGTCGGCGAAGTGGAGATCGCGCTGTTGCAGCAAACGGACGTCGCGCTGGAAAGCGATCGCGGCAGCTATCTGCTACGCATTAGCGATACCGGCTGCGGCATTAGCCCTAACGATCTGCATAAAATTTTTGAGCCGTTCGTGCAGGCGGGCGATCGTTTGAGTCAGCAGGCGGGCACCGGGCTGGGCCTGAGCATCTGCCGCCATCTGGCGCGCCTGCTGGGGGCGAAATCAGCGTAG
- a CDS encoding GNAT family N-acetyltransferase encodes MHIDSSRLRYQPIMEDDWPFFLSLYQDEAVMRFVSDVHDAGIIRRHAFDVRLPRWQPGSKHWLCLVMREKTSGDPVGVTGFVDREHGIAEVGFLLAAAFQGKGYGAESLRAVCQLAFALDFRKLTASVTVGNHASKAVLEKAGFRLEGVLRENYHLHGRWQDDWVFGLLRTELTLG; translated from the coding sequence ATGCATATCGATTCTTCCCGCCTGCGTTATCAGCCCATCATGGAAGATGACTGGCCTTTTTTCCTGTCGTTGTATCAGGATGAAGCGGTGATGCGTTTCGTCAGCGACGTGCACGACGCCGGGATCATTCGCCGCCATGCTTTTGACGTACGCCTCCCGCGCTGGCAGCCGGGCAGTAAGCACTGGCTCTGTCTGGTGATGCGCGAAAAGACCTCCGGCGATCCGGTCGGCGTTACCGGCTTTGTCGATCGTGAACACGGCATCGCCGAGGTGGGTTTTCTGCTCGCCGCTGCTTTTCAGGGCAAAGGCTACGGCGCCGAATCGCTGCGTGCGGTGTGCCAGCTGGCGTTCGCATTGGATTTCCGCAAGCTCACTGCCTCCGTCACCGTGGGCAACCACGCCTCGAAAGCGGTGCTGGAAAAAGCGGGCTTCCGGCTGGAAGGGGTGCTGCGCGAAAACTATCATCTGCACGGCCGCTGGCAGGATGACTGGGTGTTTGGGCTGCTGAGAACAGAATTGACGCTGGGCTGA
- a CDS encoding response regulator, whose amino-acid sequence MFLFRFTAPLCQPCMSADADVRQPVDNSARRILIVEDHAPNRLLLAQQLTWLGHEVTETERATQALELWEQQKNRFDLIITDCNIPGMDGFAFTRLLRQREAELGIKPVVIVGLTASAEKAIQQRCLEAGMNCCLFKPANIETLRSFISMSVPGGAPAALGNGLLDQLSAVDPAACARLIESAIESHRQLAEKLLACRQHDELTTLAHTLKGGARLLNAERLEALCQQLENSRREDRLIDALCQDVVNEVQVLETMLLARLKALNLN is encoded by the coding sequence GTGTTTCTGTTCCGCTTTACTGCGCCGCTTTGCCAGCCGTGCATGTCCGCCGATGCCGACGTCAGGCAGCCCGTCGACAACAGCGCGCGACGGATCCTGATTGTGGAAGATCACGCACCCAACCGTCTGCTGCTGGCGCAGCAGCTCACCTGGCTGGGCCATGAGGTGACGGAAACCGAGCGGGCGACGCAGGCGCTTGAACTGTGGGAACAGCAGAAAAACCGCTTCGACCTGATTATTACCGACTGCAATATTCCGGGTATGGACGGCTTCGCCTTTACGCGTCTGCTGCGCCAGCGCGAGGCGGAACTGGGTATTAAGCCGGTCGTCATTGTCGGCCTGACCGCCTCGGCGGAAAAAGCGATCCAGCAGCGCTGCCTGGAGGCTGGCATGAACTGCTGCCTGTTTAAACCTGCCAATATCGAAACGCTGAGAAGCTTTATCTCAATGTCGGTGCCCGGCGGCGCGCCCGCGGCTCTCGGCAACGGTCTGCTCGATCAGCTGAGCGCGGTCGATCCCGCCGCCTGTGCCAGACTGATTGAAAGCGCTATCGAAAGCCACCGGCAGCTAGCGGAGAAACTGCTGGCGTGTCGTCAACACGATGAGCTCACCACGCTGGCGCATACGCTGAAAGGCGGCGCGCGGCTGCTGAACGCCGAGCGGCTGGAGGCGCTTTGTCAGCAGCTGGAAAACAGCCGCCGCGAGGATCGGCTGATCGACGCACTCTGTCAGGATGTCGTCAATGAGGTTCAGGTGCTGGAAACGATGCTGCTGGCGCGGCTGAAGGCGCTAAATCTGAATTAA
- a CDS encoding polyphenol oxidase family protein: MSDASPVRTSALLASLDWLDHAFLPAGMAPPEEIACGHQRHTATVVMAEEAFPRKQREADAVIATGPRPVAVYTADCLPVLIADTRQRNVAAVHAGLKGALAGVLPQAIDRLIEAGATPDSLFAAIGPAIAPCCYELGEEMLNTILVNPLATAPRWFTLQPLNKQAVRPQARAAHQGVWFDLPALGRQMLLDRGIPAAQIDILPVCTYCCAEAQSSYRRNTHFSDGYALRYSWIRRKA; this comes from the coding sequence ATGTCTGACGCTTCTCCAGTAAGAACTTCCGCGCTGCTGGCCTCTCTCGATTGGCTGGATCACGCTTTTTTACCGGCGGGCATGGCGCCGCCGGAAGAGATTGCCTGCGGTCATCAGCGTCATACCGCGACGGTGGTGATGGCGGAAGAGGCGTTCCCGCGTAAACAGCGCGAGGCGGATGCCGTCATCGCCACCGGCCCGCGCCCGGTCGCCGTCTATACGGCGGACTGCCTGCCGGTGCTGATCGCCGATACCCGCCAGCGGAACGTGGCGGCGGTGCATGCAGGGCTAAAAGGCGCGCTGGCAGGCGTATTGCCGCAGGCGATCGACAGGCTGATCGAGGCTGGCGCAACGCCTGACAGCTTGTTTGCGGCGATTGGTCCGGCGATTGCGCCCTGCTGCTACGAGCTGGGAGAAGAGATGCTGAATACGATTCTCGTTAATCCGCTGGCGACGGCGCCGCGCTGGTTTACGCTGCAACCGCTCAACAAGCAGGCGGTCAGGCCGCAGGCGCGCGCTGCGCATCAGGGCGTCTGGTTCGATTTGCCGGCGCTGGGCCGCCAGATGCTGCTGGACAGGGGTATTCCGGCGGCGCAAATCGATATTCTGCCGGTCTGTACCTATTGCTGCGCGGAAGCGCAATCAAGCTATCGACGTAATACCCATTTTTCCGACGGCTACGCCCTGCGCTATTCCTGGATTCGGCGGAAGGCGTAG
- a CDS encoding carbonic anhydrase: METTILTTLKPLLAKNRSWALQKTQRNPRYFERYLHQQKPHSLWIGCSDSRVPAEVLTGADPGELFVHRNIANMVLTDDDNFMSVLQYALEYLEVKRVVLCGHYGCGGIQAAVALPESPLAQENSPLSRRIAALRVALVEGLKAFHAAGEADASRHNQLVEANVLAQFAHLAASEPVRRAWRNGVELDLFGCVYDLQSGHLKELIQQSAEETSS; encoded by the coding sequence ATGGAGACGACGATTTTGACGACCCTGAAACCACTGTTAGCGAAAAACCGTAGTTGGGCATTACAAAAAACGCAGCGTAATCCGCGCTATTTCGAGCGCTATTTACATCAGCAAAAGCCCCATTCGTTATGGATCGGCTGTTCTGACAGCCGCGTTCCGGCGGAAGTGCTGACCGGGGCCGATCCGGGCGAGCTGTTCGTGCACCGTAATATCGCCAATATGGTGCTGACCGATGACGATAACTTTATGAGCGTGTTGCAGTATGCGCTGGAATACCTTGAGGTAAAGCGCGTCGTTCTGTGCGGCCACTACGGCTGCGGCGGCATTCAGGCCGCCGTCGCGCTGCCGGAAAGCCCGCTGGCGCAGGAAAATTCTCCGCTCTCGCGCCGTATTGCGGCGCTGCGCGTGGCGCTGGTCGAAGGCCTGAAGGCGTTTCATGCGGCGGGCGAAGCGGACGCGTCGCGGCACAATCAGCTGGTGGAAGCGAACGTGCTGGCGCAGTTCGCGCATCTGGCCGCCAGCGAGCCGGTGCGGCGTGCCTGGCGCAACGGCGTTGAACTGGATCTGTTCGGCTGCGTTTATGACCTGCAGTCGGGACATTTGAAAGAGTTAATTCAGCAATCAGCAGAGGAAACATCGTCATGA
- a CDS encoding response regulator transcription factor, with translation MTKTIASPLRVALLDDHPMIRTAFEICVGAEPDIILVGTFGASQLLFNELPDLQLDVLVLDFLLGERELDGLALIKQLRNHYPRLNILISSAMESPAVVKMVLNAGVKGFIGKSQDMSEMIQAIRQVGMGRNWLSRDMAYEVEGLYVIDEEARSRPTDAAQKGSLYEKVKLLSPREVEVIRCFLNGMSVSQIAVKFKRSRKTVSGQKQSALRKLGLRSDNELFKYSNDLLSRS, from the coding sequence ATGACAAAAACGATCGCCAGCCCATTACGGGTTGCGCTACTGGACGATCATCCTATGATCCGCACCGCCTTTGAAATTTGCGTTGGCGCGGAGCCGGATATCATATTGGTCGGTACGTTCGGCGCCAGTCAGCTGCTTTTTAACGAGCTGCCTGATTTGCAGCTTGACGTGCTGGTCCTTGATTTCTTATTAGGCGAGCGGGAGCTGGACGGGCTGGCGTTGATCAAGCAGCTGCGTAATCATTATCCGCGTCTGAATATCCTTATCTCTTCCGCCATGGAAAGCCCCGCCGTAGTAAAAATGGTGTTGAACGCGGGCGTAAAAGGCTTTATCGGCAAAAGCCAGGATATGAGTGAAATGATTCAGGCGATCCGTCAGGTAGGAATGGGGCGCAACTGGCTGTCGCGCGATATGGCCTATGAAGTTGAAGGCCTTTACGTTATTGATGAGGAGGCGCGCAGCCGGCCCACCGACGCCGCACAGAAAGGATCGCTGTATGAGAAGGTGAAGCTGCTTAGCCCGCGCGAAGTAGAGGTGATTCGCTGCTTTTTGAACGGTATGAGCGTTTCGCAAATCGCCGTTAAGTTCAAGCGCAGCCGCAAAACCGTCAGCGGACAAAAACAGTCAGCGTTAAGAAAGCTGGGCCTGCGTTCCGATAATGAGCTTTTTAAATACAGCAACGATCTCCTCTCGCGTTCCTGA
- a CDS encoding PH domain-containing protein → MVEANTSLITLTDQRVIFLDKGFWGSITQVDLALKDIVSVSVKAGLVLGEITFSTSGQNYSVSNIFKSAITPFNNLLNKARNNYAPSRPLPEPPPQTAATPAAPTAAPAPTAPTAPTAPEFDDLISKLERLAQLKEKGILTEEEFLQQKQRLLNR, encoded by the coding sequence CTGGTAGAGGCTAATACCTCATTGATAACGCTTACCGATCAGCGCGTTATCTTTCTTGATAAAGGCTTTTGGGGCAGCATAACGCAAGTTGATCTTGCTCTTAAAGATATTGTCAGCGTGAGCGTGAAAGCCGGTCTGGTATTAGGTGAAATCACCTTCTCAACCAGCGGTCAGAATTACTCGGTCAGTAATATTTTCAAAAGCGCTATTACGCCCTTTAACAATTTACTTAACAAAGCACGAAACAATTATGCGCCTTCCCGGCCTTTGCCGGAGCCACCGCCTCAGACTGCCGCCACGCCAGCTGCGCCAACCGCAGCACCTGCGCCCACTGCACCCACTGCACCCACTGCGCCAGAATTCGATGATTTGATATCAAAACTTGAACGTCTGGCTCAGCTTAAAGAAAAAGGCATTTTGACCGAAGAAGAATTTCTGCAACAGAAGCAGCGCTTATTAAATCGATAA
- a CDS encoding GGDEF domain-containing protein yields MQLALLNKEKPLNTILTLFLFTSFFCFVGGHLRLPAELSLFWPINALLTSIFVRLPWLHRPRYYLVCYGAMVFNDALFSGWALPAFTINGANILFILVAVSMLIQRAAPLNASGRIKNALTIFPACLLASLACASWGALAQELLFRDGFLTAWSDWLSEQFSTGVLLLPLLLTLPRRAELLAALRQWRKCAPALALICSICAAALIGGGGSLSFPVPALIWCAISYPLWLTSALTLLTGITEIILVVHNVMNIQGADSLLPPSHLTSARLGVATVAISPLIVAVSMDAIRQLNRQLALRANHDFLTGLLTRSGLYARLEQMKETGALRDRQMGVLLIDIDYFKAINDNYGHDAGDAVLQEVAQRMQQSVGDAGLVCRFGGEEFLVLLFDLTDAQFVQKAEAIRRRVMQQKIMLRGNAAAVTVSIGVSSGTLDHAHICDDFNRLVSAADKQLFVSKRNGRNQTTPGPEKDNLINDALTWPRQ; encoded by the coding sequence ATGCAACTCGCGCTTCTCAACAAAGAAAAACCGCTTAACACTATTCTGACGCTATTTCTTTTCACTTCCTTCTTCTGCTTTGTTGGCGGCCATTTGCGTCTGCCTGCGGAGCTGTCGCTGTTCTGGCCCATCAACGCGCTGCTGACCAGCATTTTTGTCCGTTTGCCCTGGCTGCACCGGCCACGCTACTACCTGGTCTGCTATGGCGCGATGGTGTTTAACGACGCGCTCTTTTCCGGCTGGGCGCTGCCCGCGTTTACCATTAACGGGGCGAATATTCTGTTTATTCTGGTTGCCGTCTCGATGTTGATTCAGCGCGCCGCTCCGCTTAATGCCTCAGGCAGGATAAAAAACGCGCTGACCATTTTTCCCGCCTGCCTGCTGGCGTCCCTGGCATGCGCCAGCTGGGGGGCGCTGGCGCAGGAGCTGCTGTTTCGCGACGGCTTTCTGACGGCATGGAGCGACTGGCTGAGCGAGCAGTTTTCTACTGGCGTTTTGCTGCTGCCGCTGCTGTTGACGCTGCCGCGCCGCGCCGAACTGCTGGCGGCGCTGCGCCAATGGCGAAAGTGCGCGCCGGCGCTGGCGTTGATCTGCTCCATTTGCGCGGCGGCGCTGATCGGCGGCGGCGGCAGCCTCTCTTTTCCGGTTCCGGCGCTGATCTGGTGCGCCATCAGTTACCCGCTCTGGCTGACCAGCGCATTAACGCTGCTCACCGGCATCACGGAAATTATTCTGGTGGTACATAACGTGATGAATATTCAGGGAGCCGACAGTCTGCTGCCGCCAAGCCATCTGACTTCGGCGCGGCTAGGCGTGGCGACGGTGGCGATCAGCCCGCTGATTGTCGCCGTGAGCATGGACGCCATCAGACAGCTCAATCGTCAGCTTGCGCTGCGCGCCAATCACGATTTTCTCACCGGATTGCTGACGCGTTCTGGTCTGTACGCGCGTTTAGAGCAGATGAAAGAAACCGGCGCGCTGCGCGATCGTCAGATGGGCGTGCTGTTAATCGACATCGACTATTTTAAAGCGATCAATGACAACTACGGGCACGACGCCGGAGACGCGGTGTTGCAGGAGGTAGCGCAACGCATGCAGCAGAGCGTCGGCGATGCAGGGCTGGTTTGTCGTTTCGGCGGTGAGGAGTTTCTGGTGCTGCTGTTCGACCTCACGGACGCGCAGTTCGTGCAGAAGGCGGAGGCGATTCGACGACGCGTGATGCAGCAGAAGATAATGCTGCGCGGCAATGCGGCGGCGGTCACCGTCAGTATCGGCGTAAGCAGCGGCACGCTGGATCACGCCCATATCTGCGACGATTTTAATCGCCTGGTCTCCGCGGCGGATAAACAGCTGTTTGTTTCGAAGCGCAACGGACGTAATCAGACGACGCCGGGCCCGGAAAAGGACAACCTTATCAACGATGCGCTGACCTGGCCGCGCCAGTAA